Proteins found in one Mustela lutreola isolate mMusLut2 chromosome 10, mMusLut2.pri, whole genome shotgun sequence genomic segment:
- the TMEM61 gene encoding transmembrane protein 61 isoform X2, which produces MPSCSGYEVLEIGPALKTECSEKQKPVTSRKYTTCDASRAASALRYGMTVSGMVLLVAGTLCFAWWSEGDAGAQPGQPAPPTGHPVPEAPSPLLRSVSFFCCGTGGLLLLFGLLWSIKASTQGPPRWDPYHLSRDLYYLTVEPSEKESYRLPVVAAIPTYEEAMCCPLAEGPPTPPVDPMQESLKDSASWDALLGTQHAPQPPNYESITGAVHDISGGTAPGTRGSCPGPAQTAGGGG; this is translated from the exons ATGCCTTCCTGCTCAGGATATGAGGTCCTGGAGATAGGGCCTGCTCTCAAGACTGAGTGCTCTGAGAAGCAAAAGCCAGTTACTTCCAGGAAGTATACA ACGTGTGACGCCAGCCGAGCGGCCTCTGCGCTACGTTATGGCATGACGGTCAGCGGCATGGTGCTTCTGGTAGCTGGGACACTCTGTTTTGCTTGGTGGAGTGAAGGAGATGCAGGTGCTCAGCCTGGCCAGCCGGCCCCACCCACTGGGCACCCTGTGCCTGAGGCCCCCAGTCCCCTGCTCAGGTCAGTCAGCTTCTTCTGCTGTGGCACAGGGGGCCTGCTACTACTCTTCGGCCTGCTGTGGTCCATCAAGGCCAGCACCCAGGGGCCTCCCCGCTGGGACCCGTATCACCTCTCCAGAGACCTGTACTACCTCACTGTGGAGCCCTCGGAGAAGGAGAGCTACAG GCTCCCAGTGGTGGCTGCCATCCCCACTTACGAGGAGGCCATGTGCTGCCCACTCGCCGAGGGGCCCCCGACACCACCCGTGGACCCCATGCAGGAAAGCCTGAAGGACAGTGCCTCTTGGGATGCCCTGCTCGGGACCCAGCACGCCCCGCAGCCGCCCAACTACGAAAGCATCACTGGTGCCGTGCACGACATCTCTGGAGGGACAGCTCCTGGCACGAGGGGCTCCTGCCCAGGCCCGGCTCAGACTGCGGGCGGGGGAGGGTAA
- the TMEM61 gene encoding transmembrane protein 61 isoform X1: MPSCSGYEVLEIGPALKTECSEKQKPVTSRKYTTRGIAVLGIVSPSVPVPGPHLTTCLRMASSETCDASRAASALRYGMTVSGMVLLVAGTLCFAWWSEGDAGAQPGQPAPPTGHPVPEAPSPLLRSVSFFCCGTGGLLLLFGLLWSIKASTQGPPRWDPYHLSRDLYYLTVEPSEKESYRLPVVAAIPTYEEAMCCPLAEGPPTPPVDPMQESLKDSASWDALLGTQHAPQPPNYESITGAVHDISGGTAPGTRGSCPGPAQTAGGGG; encoded by the exons ATGCCTTCCTGCTCAGGATATGAGGTCCTGGAGATAGGGCCTGCTCTCAAGACTGAGTGCTCTGAGAAGCAAAAGCCAGTTACTTCCAGGAAGTATACA ACCCGAGGGATAGCAGTCCTGGGGATCGTGTCGCCCTCGGTCCCTGTGCCTGGACCACACCTGACTACCTGCCTCCGGATGGCTTCCTCTGAG ACGTGTGACGCCAGCCGAGCGGCCTCTGCGCTACGTTATGGCATGACGGTCAGCGGCATGGTGCTTCTGGTAGCTGGGACACTCTGTTTTGCTTGGTGGAGTGAAGGAGATGCAGGTGCTCAGCCTGGCCAGCCGGCCCCACCCACTGGGCACCCTGTGCCTGAGGCCCCCAGTCCCCTGCTCAGGTCAGTCAGCTTCTTCTGCTGTGGCACAGGGGGCCTGCTACTACTCTTCGGCCTGCTGTGGTCCATCAAGGCCAGCACCCAGGGGCCTCCCCGCTGGGACCCGTATCACCTCTCCAGAGACCTGTACTACCTCACTGTGGAGCCCTCGGAGAAGGAGAGCTACAG GCTCCCAGTGGTGGCTGCCATCCCCACTTACGAGGAGGCCATGTGCTGCCCACTCGCCGAGGGGCCCCCGACACCACCCGTGGACCCCATGCAGGAAAGCCTGAAGGACAGTGCCTCTTGGGATGCCCTGCTCGGGACCCAGCACGCCCCGCAGCCGCCCAACTACGAAAGCATCACTGGTGCCGTGCACGACATCTCTGGAGGGACAGCTCCTGGCACGAGGGGCTCCTGCCCAGGCCCGGCTCAGACTGCGGGCGGGGGAGGGTAA
- the TMEM61 gene encoding transmembrane protein 61 isoform X3 codes for MASSETCDASRAASALRYGMTVSGMVLLVAGTLCFAWWSEGDAGAQPGQPAPPTGHPVPEAPSPLLRSVSFFCCGTGGLLLLFGLLWSIKASTQGPPRWDPYHLSRDLYYLTVEPSEKESYRLPVVAAIPTYEEAMCCPLAEGPPTPPVDPMQESLKDSASWDALLGTQHAPQPPNYESITGAVHDISGGTAPGTRGSCPGPAQTAGGGG; via the exons ATGGCTTCCTCTGAG ACGTGTGACGCCAGCCGAGCGGCCTCTGCGCTACGTTATGGCATGACGGTCAGCGGCATGGTGCTTCTGGTAGCTGGGACACTCTGTTTTGCTTGGTGGAGTGAAGGAGATGCAGGTGCTCAGCCTGGCCAGCCGGCCCCACCCACTGGGCACCCTGTGCCTGAGGCCCCCAGTCCCCTGCTCAGGTCAGTCAGCTTCTTCTGCTGTGGCACAGGGGGCCTGCTACTACTCTTCGGCCTGCTGTGGTCCATCAAGGCCAGCACCCAGGGGCCTCCCCGCTGGGACCCGTATCACCTCTCCAGAGACCTGTACTACCTCACTGTGGAGCCCTCGGAGAAGGAGAGCTACAG GCTCCCAGTGGTGGCTGCCATCCCCACTTACGAGGAGGCCATGTGCTGCCCACTCGCCGAGGGGCCCCCGACACCACCCGTGGACCCCATGCAGGAAAGCCTGAAGGACAGTGCCTCTTGGGATGCCCTGCTCGGGACCCAGCACGCCCCGCAGCCGCCCAACTACGAAAGCATCACTGGTGCCGTGCACGACATCTCTGGAGGGACAGCTCCTGGCACGAGGGGCTCCTGCCCAGGCCCGGCTCAGACTGCGGGCGGGGGAGGGTAA
- the BSND gene encoding barttin: protein MADEKTFRIGFIVLGLFLLALGTFLMSHDRPQVYGTFYAMGCIMVIGGVIWSMCQCYPKITFIPADSDFQGILSPKALGLLENGLAAEMKSPQPPYIRLWEEAAYDQSLPDFSHIQMKVMGYHEDPRPLLAPQPGASDGGQGGPCGSQGWMEAAVVIHRGSDEDEGGSNPTPSRPGLQTCPRGPAPLASFQDELDVDFSESCSPNPSPPEGEEPHRPTREPWACKCQLDRFHDFALIDAPMTEDAPPEGQQWAAALSNYQQPSQRTKEEEEKTLDTGAEEPEQEEEDLYYGLPDSPGDPLPDKEVGFEPDAQA, encoded by the exons ATGGCCGACGAGAAGACCTTCCGCATCGGCTTCATTGTGCTGGGGCTCTTCCTGCTGGCCCTCGGCACGTTCCTCATGAGCCACGACCGGCCCCAAGTCTACGGCACCTTCTACGCTATGGGCTGCATCATGGTGATCGGGGGCGTCATCTGGAGCATGTGCCAATGCTACCCCAAG ATCACCTTCATACCCGCTGACTCTGACTTCCAAGGCATCCTGTCCCCAAAGGCGCTGGGCCTGCTGGAGAATGGGCTTGCTGCTGAGATGAAGAG CCCTCAGCCCCCATACATCAGGCTGTGGGAGGAAGCTGCCTATGACCAGAGCCTGCCCGACTTCAGTCACATCCAGATGAAGGTCATGGGCTACCATGAGGACCCTCGCCCGCTGCTGGCCCCCCAGCCAGGAGCCAGCGATGGAGGACAAGGTGGCCCCTGTGGGTCACAGGGCTGGATGGAGGCTGCGGTGGTCATCCACAGAGGCTCGGATGAGGACGAGGGAGGAAGCAACCCGACTCCGAGCAGGCCTGG CCTCCAGACCTGTCCCCGGGGCCCTGCACCCTTGGCTTCCTTCCAAGATGAGCTGGATGTGGACTTCAGTGAGAGCTGCAGCCCCAACCCCTCGCCCCCAGAGGGGGAGGAGCCTCATCGCCCAACTCGGGAGCCCTGGGCCTGCAAGTGCCAGCTGGACCGCTTCCACGACTTTGCCCTGATCGACGCCCCCATGACAGAGGATGCGCCCCCAGAGGGCCAGCAGTGGGCTGCTGCCCTGTCCAACTATCAGCAGCCATCCCAGAGgacaaaggaggaggaagagaagacttTAGACACAGGCGCCGAGGAGCCAGAACAGGAAGAAGAAGACTTGTACTATGGGCTGCCAGACAGCCCTGGGGACCCCCTCCCAGACAAGGAAGTGGGCTTTGAGCCTGATGCCCAGGCCTGA